From Myxococcota bacterium, the proteins below share one genomic window:
- a CDS encoding cytidine deaminase — MNIARVVASRSNCIKRKVGAVIALDRRIISTGYNGTPRGIRNCNEGGCPRCA; from the coding sequence ATGAACATCGCGCGCGTGGTCGCCTCGCGCAGCAACTGCATCAAGCGCAAGGTCGGCGCCGTGATCGCGCTCGACCGCCGCATCATCTCGACCGGCTACAACGGCACGCCGCGCGGCATCCGCAACTGCAACGAGGGCGGCTGCCCGCGCTGCGC